A section of the Rhipicephalus sanguineus isolate Rsan-2018 chromosome 11, BIME_Rsan_1.4, whole genome shotgun sequence genome encodes:
- the LOC119374128 gene encoding alpha-actinin isoform X2 — protein sequence MGDAGPYSDGYMEQEEEWEREGLLDPAWEKQQRKTFTAWCNSHLRKAGTQIDNIEEDFRNGLKLMLLLEVISGETLPKPDRGKMRFHKIANVNKALDFIASKGVKLVSIGAEEIVDGNVKMTLGLIWTIILRFAIQDISVEEMTAKEGLLLWCQRKTAPYKNVNVQNFHLSWKDGLAFCALIHRHRPDLLDYGKLKKENPLDNLNLAFDVAEKHLNIPRMLDAEDMNSTAMPDERAIMTYVSSYYHTFAGAQQAETAANRICKVLKVNQENERLMEEYERLASDLLDWIRRTTPWLENRTTDNTLPGVQKKLEEFRAYRRTHKPPRVEQKAKLETNFNTLQTKLRLSNRPAYLPSEGKMVSDIASAWKGLETAEKGFEEWLLSEMMRLERLDHLAQKFKHKADIHEEWTRGKEEMLQSQDFRQCRLNEVKALKKKHEAFESDLAAHQDRVEQIAAIAQELNALGYHDAATVNARCQRICDQWDRLGTLTQKRRSALEEAERVLEKIDHLHLEFAKRVAPFNNWLDGAREDLVDMFIVHTMEEIQGLMDAHEQFKQTLGEADKEHKAIIGLAQEVQAIASQYQVPGGVENPYTTLTSQVITGKWSEVKQLVPKRDQVLQAELMRQQSNERLRRKFAEKANVVGPWIERQMDAVAALGMGMQGSLEEQLKRLQQYEQAAAQYRPHLEELERTHQEVQEAMIFENRYTHYTMETLRVGWEQLMTSIHRNINEVENQILTRDSKGITQEQLNEFRMSFNHFDKNRTGRLTPDEFKSCLVSLGYSIRNDRQGDADFRRIMNIVDPNNTGYVHFDAFLDFMTRESTDRDTAEQIIDSFRILAGDKPYITAEELRRELPPDQAEYCIRRMAAYKGHGSVPGALDYMSFSTALYGESDL from the exons CGTGGTGCAACTCTCACCTGCGCAAGGCGGGTACCCAGATCGACAACATCGAGGAGGACTTCCGCAACGGGCTgaagctgatgctgctgctggaGGTCATCTCGGGCGAGACGCTGCCCAAGCCCGACCGGGGCAAGATGCGCTTCCACAAGATCGCCAACGTCAACAAGGCGCTGGACTTCATCGCCTCCAAGGGCGTCAAGCTCGTCTCCATCGGCGCCGAGGAGATCGTCGACGGCAACGTCAAGATGACCCTCGGACTCATCTGGACCATCATCCTCCGCTTCGCCATCCAGGACATCTCCGTCGAAG AGATGACTGCCAAAGAAGGTCTGCTGCTGTGGTGCCAGAGAAAGACGGCCCCCTACAAGAACGTCAACGTCCAGAACTTCCACCTCAG CTGGAAGGATGGTTTGGCTTTCTGCGCCCTCATCCACAGACATCGTCCCGACCTCCTTGACTACGGAAAGCTGAAGAAG GAGAACCCATTGGACAACCTGAACCTGGCTTTCGACGTTGCTGAGAAGCACCTGAACATTCCCAGGATGTTGGACGCTGAAG ACATGAACAGCACGGCCATGCCCGACGAGCGGGCCATCATGACCTACGTGTCATCCTATTACCACACCTTCGCCGGAGCGCAGCAG GCTGAGACCGCCGCAAACCGCATCTGTAAGGTGCTCAAGGTCAACCAGGAGAATGAGCGGCTCATGGAAGAGTATGAGCGGCTGGCCAGCGAT CTTCTGGACTGGATCCGACGGACCACGCCATGGCTGGAAAACCGCACGACTGACAACACCCTGCCAGGCGTGCAGAAGAAGCTGGAGGAGTTCCGCGCCTACCGGCGCACGCACAAGCCTCCGCGGGTGGAGCAGAAGGCCAAGCTCGAGACCAACTTCAACACGCTGCAGACCAAGCTGCGGCTGAGCAACCGACCGGCCTACCTGCCCTCCGAGGGCAAGATGGTCTCGGACATCGCCAGCGCATGGAAGGGCCTCGAGACGGCCGAGAAGGGATTCGAGGAGTGGCTCCTGTCTGAGATGATGCG ACTGGAGCGCCTCGACCACCTGGCTCAGAAGTTCAAGCACAAGGCCGACATCCACGAGGAGTGGACACGTGGCAAGGAGGAGATGCTGCAGAGCCAGGACTTCCGCCAGTGCCGCCTCAACGAGGTCAAGGCCCTCAAGAAGAAGCACGAGGCCTTCGAGAGCGACCTCGCCGCTCACCAGGACCGCGTCGAGCAGATCGCCGCCATCGCGCAG GAGTTGAACGCCCTGGGCTACCACGACGCGGCGACAGTGAACGCGCGCTGCCAGCGCATCTGCGACCAGTGGGACCGGCTGGGCACGCTGACGCAGAAGCGGCGCAGCGCCCTCGAGGAGGCCGAGCGAGTGCTCGAGAAGATCGACCACCTGCACCTGGAGTTTGCCAAGAGGGTGGCACCCTTCAACAACTGGCTGGACGGGGCGCGCGAGGACCTCGTCGACATGTTCATCGTCCACACCATGGAGGAGATTCAG GGCCTGATGGACGCCCACGAGCAGTTCAAGCAGACCCTGGGCGAGGCCGACAAGGAGCACAAGGCCATCATCGGGCTGGCACAAGAGGTGCAGGCCATCGCCAGTCAGTACCAGGTGCCCGGCGGTGTTGAGAACCCCTACACCACTCTCACCTCTCAG GTGATCACGGGCAAGTGGTCCGAGGTAAAGCAGCTGGTGCCCAAGAGGGACCAAGTCCTCCAGGCTGAGCTCATGAGGCAACAAT CGAATGAGCGCCTGCGCCGCAAGTTCGCCGAGAAGGCCAATGTTGTCGGTCCCTGGATCGAGAGGCAGATGGATGCCGTGGCGGCTCTTGGCATGGGAATGCAG GGTTCGCTGGAGGAGCAGCTGAAGAGGCTGCAGCAGTACGAACAGGCGGCAGCTCAGTACAGGCCGCACCTGGAGGAGTTGGAGCGCACCCACCAGGAGGTGCAAGAGGCGATGATCTTCGAGAACCGGTACACCCACTACACAATGGAGACGCTGCGCGTCGGCTGGGAGCAGCTGATGACCTCCATCCACCGCAACATCAACGAGGTCGAGAACCAGATCCTGACGCGCGACTCCAAGGGCATCACCCAGGAGCAGCTCAACGAGTTCCGCATGTCCTTCAACCACTTCGACAAGAACCGCACGGGGCGGCTCACGCCGGACGAGTTCAAGTCGTGCCTCGTCAGCCTCGGCTACAGCATCCGCAACGACCGCCAG GGTGACGCTGACTTCAGGCGCATCATGAACATCGTGGACCCAAACAACACGGGCTACGTCCACTTCGACGCCTTCCTGGACTTCATGACTCGGGAGAGCACCGACCGAGACACGGCCGAACAGATCATCGACTCCTTCAGGATTTTGGCCGGTGACAAG CCATACATCACCGCAGAGGAGCTTCGTCGCGAACTTCCGCCGGACCAGGCGGAGTACTGCATCCGACGCATGGCCGCTTACAAGGGACACGGCTCTGTCCCCGGAGCGCTGGACTACATGTCGTTCTCGACGGCGCTGTACGGGGAGAGCGATCTCTAG
- the LOC119373415 gene encoding spindle and kinetochore-associated protein 1, producing MTDEYISHLHRRLDVLKLCVSLCKVSADDAYFVRNAQAKLLEASEHRQRIDELCEQYEQLKEREAKLLADLEVRLQLAECQRAFIDSLPPKSTSQLSGVATQGNSPSLAAAGAGGERASRQQVTVGSKHVNLIAHLSEEELANVPKYMKGRFTLATLNKLVDGFNKAIASKYELLALPKSRLKEPQWKRVSAYHMQETAETKKLSFVVDADLTGKGGGAFESSRVVTQFVVVMRHCGRIREIRGPERIVRYVVV from the coding sequence ATGACCGACGAATACATCTCCCACTTGCACCGAAGACTGGACGTCCTCAAGCTGTGCGTCTCCCTGTGCAAGGTATCGGCTGACGACGCCTACTTTGTGAGGAACGCGCAGGCCAAGCTACTCGAAGCCAGCGAGCACCGGCAGCGAATCGACGAACTGTGCGAGCAGTACGAACAGCTGAAAGAACGAGAAGCGAAGCTTCTCGCTGACCTGGAAGTTCGTTTACAGCTCGCCGAGTGTCAAAGAGCGTTCATCGACAGCCTTCCACCGAAGTCGACGTCTCAGCTAAGCGGTGTCGCTACTCAAGGTAACAGTCCGTCTCTGGCCGCCGCTGGAGCCGGAGGCGAGAGGGCTAGTCGCCAGCAGGTTACCGTTGGTTCCAAGCACGTAAACCTAATCGCCCACCTGAGCGAGGAGGAATTAGCGAACGTCCCCAAGTACATGAAGGGTCGATTCACGCTCGCCACGCTTAACAAGCTCGTCGACGGGTTCAACAAGGCGATCGCGTCCAAGTACGAGCTCCTGGCGTTGCCCAAGTCCCGACTCAAAGAGCCCCAGTGGAAGCGCGTCTCCGCATACCACATGCAGGAGACCGCCGAGACCAAGAAGCTCAGCTTCGTGGTCGACGCCGACCTGACGGGAAAGGGCGGCGGTGCTTTCGAGTCCAGTCGCGTCGTCACCCAGTTCGTGGTGGTGATGCGACACTGCGGCAGGATACGCGAGATTCGGGGTCCCGAACGAATCGTGCGATACGTGGTGGTCTGA
- the LOC119374128 gene encoding alpha-actinin isoform X1 → MGDAGPYSDGYMEQEEEWEREGLLDPAWEKQQRKTFTAWCNSHLRKAGTQIDNIEEDFRNGLKLMLLLEVISGETLPKPDRGKMRFHKIANVNKALDFIASKGVKLVSIGAEEIVDGNVKMTLGLIWTIILRFAIQDISVEEMTAKEGLLLWCQRKTAPYKNVNVQNFHLSWKDGLAFCALIHRHRPDLLDYGKLKKENPLDNLNLAFDVAEKHLNIPRMLDAEDMVYTAKPDERAVMTYVSCYYHAFQGAQQAETAANRICKVLKVNQENERLMEEYERLASDLLDWIRRTTPWLENRTTDNTLPGVQKKLEEFRAYRRTHKPPRVEQKAKLETNFNTLQTKLRLSNRPAYLPSEGKMVSDIASAWKGLETAEKGFEEWLLSEMMRLERLDHLAQKFKHKADIHEEWTRGKEEMLQSQDFRQCRLNEVKALKKKHEAFESDLAAHQDRVEQIAAIAQELNALGYHDAATVNARCQRICDQWDRLGTLTQKRRSALEEAERVLEKIDHLHLEFAKRVAPFNNWLDGAREDLVDMFIVHTMEEIQGLMDAHEQFKQTLGEADKEHKAIIGLAQEVQAIASQYQVPGGVENPYTTLTSQVITGKWSEVKQLVPKRDQVLQAELMRQQSNERLRRKFAEKANVVGPWIERQMDAVAALGMGMQGSLEEQLKRLQQYEQAAAQYRPHLEELERTHQEVQEAMIFENRYTHYTMETLRVGWEQLMTSIHRNINEVENQILTRDSKGITQEQLNEFRMSFNHFDKNRTGRLTPDEFKSCLVSLGYSIRNDRQGDADFRRIMNIVDPNNTGYVHFDAFLDFMTRESTDRDTAEQIIDSFRILAGDKPYITAEELRRELPPDQAEYCIRRMAAYKGHGSVPGALDYMSFSTALYGESDL, encoded by the exons CGTGGTGCAACTCTCACCTGCGCAAGGCGGGTACCCAGATCGACAACATCGAGGAGGACTTCCGCAACGGGCTgaagctgatgctgctgctggaGGTCATCTCGGGCGAGACGCTGCCCAAGCCCGACCGGGGCAAGATGCGCTTCCACAAGATCGCCAACGTCAACAAGGCGCTGGACTTCATCGCCTCCAAGGGCGTCAAGCTCGTCTCCATCGGCGCCGAGGAGATCGTCGACGGCAACGTCAAGATGACCCTCGGACTCATCTGGACCATCATCCTCCGCTTCGCCATCCAGGACATCTCCGTCGAAG AGATGACTGCCAAAGAAGGTCTGCTGCTGTGGTGCCAGAGAAAGACGGCCCCCTACAAGAACGTCAACGTCCAGAACTTCCACCTCAG CTGGAAGGATGGTTTGGCTTTCTGCGCCCTCATCCACAGACATCGTCCCGACCTCCTTGACTACGGAAAGCTGAAGAAG GAGAACCCATTGGACAACCTGAACCTGGCTTTCGACGTTGCTGAGAAGCACCTGAACATTCCCAGGATGTTGGACGCTGAAG ACATGGTGTACACAGCCAAGCCAGACGAAAGGGCTGtgatgacatacgtgtcatgttACTACCACGCCTTCCAGGGGGCGCAGCAG GCTGAGACCGCCGCAAACCGCATCTGTAAGGTGCTCAAGGTCAACCAGGAGAATGAGCGGCTCATGGAAGAGTATGAGCGGCTGGCCAGCGAT CTTCTGGACTGGATCCGACGGACCACGCCATGGCTGGAAAACCGCACGACTGACAACACCCTGCCAGGCGTGCAGAAGAAGCTGGAGGAGTTCCGCGCCTACCGGCGCACGCACAAGCCTCCGCGGGTGGAGCAGAAGGCCAAGCTCGAGACCAACTTCAACACGCTGCAGACCAAGCTGCGGCTGAGCAACCGACCGGCCTACCTGCCCTCCGAGGGCAAGATGGTCTCGGACATCGCCAGCGCATGGAAGGGCCTCGAGACGGCCGAGAAGGGATTCGAGGAGTGGCTCCTGTCTGAGATGATGCG ACTGGAGCGCCTCGACCACCTGGCTCAGAAGTTCAAGCACAAGGCCGACATCCACGAGGAGTGGACACGTGGCAAGGAGGAGATGCTGCAGAGCCAGGACTTCCGCCAGTGCCGCCTCAACGAGGTCAAGGCCCTCAAGAAGAAGCACGAGGCCTTCGAGAGCGACCTCGCCGCTCACCAGGACCGCGTCGAGCAGATCGCCGCCATCGCGCAG GAGTTGAACGCCCTGGGCTACCACGACGCGGCGACAGTGAACGCGCGCTGCCAGCGCATCTGCGACCAGTGGGACCGGCTGGGCACGCTGACGCAGAAGCGGCGCAGCGCCCTCGAGGAGGCCGAGCGAGTGCTCGAGAAGATCGACCACCTGCACCTGGAGTTTGCCAAGAGGGTGGCACCCTTCAACAACTGGCTGGACGGGGCGCGCGAGGACCTCGTCGACATGTTCATCGTCCACACCATGGAGGAGATTCAG GGCCTGATGGACGCCCACGAGCAGTTCAAGCAGACCCTGGGCGAGGCCGACAAGGAGCACAAGGCCATCATCGGGCTGGCACAAGAGGTGCAGGCCATCGCCAGTCAGTACCAGGTGCCCGGCGGTGTTGAGAACCCCTACACCACTCTCACCTCTCAG GTGATCACGGGCAAGTGGTCCGAGGTAAAGCAGCTGGTGCCCAAGAGGGACCAAGTCCTCCAGGCTGAGCTCATGAGGCAACAAT CGAATGAGCGCCTGCGCCGCAAGTTCGCCGAGAAGGCCAATGTTGTCGGTCCCTGGATCGAGAGGCAGATGGATGCCGTGGCGGCTCTTGGCATGGGAATGCAG GGTTCGCTGGAGGAGCAGCTGAAGAGGCTGCAGCAGTACGAACAGGCGGCAGCTCAGTACAGGCCGCACCTGGAGGAGTTGGAGCGCACCCACCAGGAGGTGCAAGAGGCGATGATCTTCGAGAACCGGTACACCCACTACACAATGGAGACGCTGCGCGTCGGCTGGGAGCAGCTGATGACCTCCATCCACCGCAACATCAACGAGGTCGAGAACCAGATCCTGACGCGCGACTCCAAGGGCATCACCCAGGAGCAGCTCAACGAGTTCCGCATGTCCTTCAACCACTTCGACAAGAACCGCACGGGGCGGCTCACGCCGGACGAGTTCAAGTCGTGCCTCGTCAGCCTCGGCTACAGCATCCGCAACGACCGCCAG GGTGACGCTGACTTCAGGCGCATCATGAACATCGTGGACCCAAACAACACGGGCTACGTCCACTTCGACGCCTTCCTGGACTTCATGACTCGGGAGAGCACCGACCGAGACACGGCCGAACAGATCATCGACTCCTTCAGGATTTTGGCCGGTGACAAG CCATACATCACCGCAGAGGAGCTTCGTCGCGAACTTCCGCCGGACCAGGCGGAGTACTGCATCCGACGCATGGCCGCTTACAAGGGACACGGCTCTGTCCCCGGAGCGCTGGACTACATGTCGTTCTCGACGGCGCTGTACGGGGAGAGCGATCTCTAG